A genomic region of Canis aureus isolate CA01 chromosome 16, VMU_Caureus_v.1.0, whole genome shotgun sequence contains the following coding sequences:
- the SH2D3C gene encoding SH2 domain-containing protein 3C isoform X5, whose product MTERCSLWSALSAAACCFYRGSFVQFSKEKYILDSSPEKLHKELEEELKLSSTDLRSHAWYHGRIPREVSETLVQRNGDFLIRDSLTSLGDYVLTCRWRNQALHFKINKVVVKAGESYTHIQYLFEQESFDHVPALVRYHVGSRKAVSEQSGAIIYCPVNRTFPLRYLEACYGLGQGSSKAASPASPSGPKGGHMKRRSVTMTDGLTADKVTRSSDGCPASTSLPHPRESIRNCALSMDQIPDLHSPMSPISESPSSPAYSTVTRVHATSAAPSATALPASPVTRRSSEPQLCPGSTPKPPGESDKGPYASPSHTLCKASPSPSLSSYSDPDSGHYCQLQPPVRGSREWAMAEASGRQARSYGERLKELSENGASEGDWGRAFTAPVVEATSSFNPATFQSLLIPKDNRPLEVGLLRKVKELLAEVDARTLARHVTKVDCLVARILGVTKEMQTLMGVRWGMELLTLPHGRQLRLDLLERFHTMSIMLAVDILGCTGSAEERAALLHKTIQLAAELRGTMGNMFSFAAVMGALDMAQIARLEQTWVTLRQRYTEGAILYEKKLKPFLKSLNEGKEGPPLSNTTFPHVLPLITLLECDSAPAEGPEPWGSTEHGVEVVLAHLEAARTVAHHGGLYHTNAEVKLQGFQARPELLEVFSTEFQMRLLWGSQGASSNQARRYEKFDKVLTALSHKLEPAVRSSEL is encoded by the exons GTGTCAGAGACCCTGGTGCAGCGCAACGGTGACTTCCTCATCCGGGACTCTCTCACCAGCCTGGGTGACTATGTGCTCACATGCCGCTGGCGCAACCAGGCCTTGCACTTCAAAATCAACAAGGTAGTGGTGAAGGCGGGTGAGAGCTACACCCACATCCAGTACCTGTTTGAGCAGGAGAGCTTCGACCACGTGCCTGCCCTTGTGCGCTATCACGTGGGCAGCCGCAAGGCCGTGTCGGAGCAGAGCGGAGCCATCATCTACTGCCCTGTCAACCGCACCTTCCCGCTGCGCTACCTGGAGGCCTGCTAtggcctgggccagggcagcagCAAGGCCGCCAGCCCCGCCAGCCCCTCGGGCCCCAAGGGCGGCCACATGAAGCGGCGCAGTGTCACCATGACCGACGGGCTCACCGCCGACAAGGTCACCCGCAGCAGCGATGGCTGCCCTGCCAG CACATCACTGCCTCACCCCCGGGAATCTATCCGCAACTGTGCCCTCAGCATGGACCAGATCCCAGACCTGCACTCACCCATGTCACCCATCTCTGAGAGTCCCAGCTCCCCCGCCTACAGTACTG TGACCCGTGTCCACGCCACCTCTGCAGCTCCCTCAGCCACAGCGCTGCCTGCCTCCCCCGTCACCCGCCGCTCCAGTGAACCCCAGCTGTGTCCCGGAAGTACCCCAAAGCCGCCTGGGGAGTCGGACAAGGGTCCTTATGCCAGCCCCTCCCACACGCTCTGCAAGGCCTCCCCATCGCCATCACTCAGCAGCTACAGTGACCCGGACTCTGGCCATTACTGCCAGCTCCAGCCTCCTGTTCGTGGCAGCCGAGAGTGGGCAATGGCTGAGGCCTCTGGCCGGCAGGCCAGAAGCTATGGAGAGAGGTTAAAGGAACTGTCAGAGAATGGGGCGTCAGAGGGGGACTGGGGCAGGGCCTTCACAGCCCCCGTTGTGGAAGCCACCTCTTCCTTCAACCCAGCCACCTTCCAGTCACTACTGATCCCCAAGGATAACCGGCCACTGGAGGTGGGCCTCCTGCGCAAGGTCAAGGAGCTGCTAGCAGAGGTGGATGCCCGGACGCTGGCCCGGCACGTCACCAAGGTTGACTGTCTG GTTGCTAGGATACTGGGCGTTACCAAGGAGATGCAGACCCTAATGGGAGTCCGCTGGGGCATGGAGCTGCTCACCCTCCCCCATGGCCGGCAGCTACGACTAGACCTGCTGGAAAG GTTCCACACCATGTCCATCATGCTGGCCGTGGACATCCTGGGCTGCACGGGCTCCGCCGAGGAGCGGGCAGCGCTTCTGCACAAGACCATCCAGCTGGCAGCTGAACTTCGGGGGACGATGGGCAACATGTTCAGCTTCGCTGCGGTCATGGGCGCCCTGGATATGGCCCAG ATTGCCCGGCTGGAGCAGACATGGGTCACGCTTCGGCAGCGATACACGGAGGGTGCCATCCTCTATGAGAAGAAGCTCAAGCCATTTCTGAAGAGCCTCAACGAGGGCAAAG AAGGCCCGCCGCTGAGCAACACCACGTTCCCCCATGTGCTGCCACTCATCACTCTGCTGGAGTGTGACTCAGCCCCTGCCGAGGGCCCTGAGCCCTGGGGCAGCACAGAACACGGCGTAGAGGTGGTGCTGGCCCACCTGGAGGCTGCCCGCACGGTGGCGCACCATGGAGGCCTGTATCACACCAACGCTGAGGTCAAGCTGCAAG GGTTCCAGGCCCGGCCAGAGCTTCTGGAGGTGTTCAGCACAGAGTTCCAGATGCGCCTCCTCTGGGGCAGCCAGGGCGCCAGCAGCAACCAGGCCCGGCGCTATGAGAAGTTTGACAAGGTTCTCACAGCCCTGTCCCACAAACTGGAGCCTGCTGTCCGCTCCAGCGAGCTGTGA
- the TOR2A gene encoding prosalusin isoform X1 — MAAASLGCRPWGSLLGLLGLVSAAAAAWDLTSLHCHFGAFCECDFQPDFQGLECDLAQHLAGQHLAKALVVKALKAFVQDPAPTKPLVLSLHGWTGTGKSYVSSLLAHYLFRGGLHSPHVHHFSPVIHFPHASHLERYKKELKSWVQGNLTACSRSLFLFDEMDKLAPGLMEVLRPFLGSSWVVFGTNYRKAIFIFISNTGGEQINQVVLEAWRSRRDREEIRLQELELVISQAVLDNPHHGFWRSGIMEEHLLDVLVPFLPLQRHHVRHCVLNELAQLGLEPREEVIQAVLDSTTFFPEKEQLFSSNGCKTVASRIAFFL; from the exons ATGGCGGCTGCGAGTCTCGGCTGCAGGCCCTGGGGCTCGCTCCTCGGGTTGCTGGGGCTGGTGtcggccgcggccgccgcctggGATCTGACTTCGCTGCATTGCCACTTCGGCGCCTTCTGCGAATGTGACTTCCAGCCCGACTTTCAGG GTCTGGAGTGTGACCTGGCCCAGCACCTGGCCGGCCAGCACTTGGCCAAGGCACTGGTAGTGAAGGCACTGAAGGCCTTCGTGCAGGACCCAGCACCTACCAAGCCACTGGTCCTCTCCCTGCATGGCTGGACAGGCACCGGCAAGTCCTATGTCAGCTCCCTGCTGGCTCACTACCTCTTCCGGGGTGGCCTCCACAGCCCCCACGTACACCACTTCTCCCCCGTCATCCACTTCCCTCACGCCAGCCACCTGGAGCGCTACAAG AAGGAGCTTAAGAGCTGGGTCCAGGGGAACCTCACAGCCTGCAGCCGCTCCCTGTTCCTCTTTGACGAGATGGACAAGCTGGCCCCAGGCCTGATGGAAGTCCTGCGACCTTTCCTGGGCTCCTCCTGGGTTGTGTTCGGGACCAACTATCGCAAAGCTATCTTCATCTTCATCAG CAACACTGGCGGTGAGCAGATCAACCAGGTGGTACTGGAGGCGTGGCGCAGCCGCCGGGATCGGGAGGAGATCCGCCTGCAGGAGCTGGAGCTGGTCATTTCCCAGGCTGTGCTGGACAACCCACACC ATGGCTTCTGGCGCTCCGGCATCATGGAAGAGCACCTCCTGGACGTCCTGGTGCCCTTTCTGCCACTGCAGCGGCACCATGTGCGACACTGTGTGCTCAACGAGCTGGcccagctgggcctggagccGAGGGAAGAGGTCATCCAGGCTGTGCTGGACAGCACCACCTTCTTCCCCGAGAAAGAGCAGCTCTTTTCCTCCAACGGCTGCAAGACCGTGGCTTCCAGAATTGccttctttctctga
- the SH2D3C gene encoding SH2 domain-containing protein 3C isoform X4, producing MTERCSLWSALSAAACCFYRGSFVQVQFSKEKYILDSSPEKLHKELEEELKLSSTDLRSHAWYHGRIPREVSETLVQRNGDFLIRDSLTSLGDYVLTCRWRNQALHFKINKVVVKAGESYTHIQYLFEQESFDHVPALVRYHVGSRKAVSEQSGAIIYCPVNRTFPLRYLEACYGLGQGSSKAASPASPSGPKGGHMKRRSVTMTDGLTADKVTRSSDGCPASTSLPHPRESIRNCALSMDQIPDLHSPMSPISESPSSPAYSTVTRVHATSAAPSATALPASPVTRRSSEPQLCPGSTPKPPGESDKGPYASPSHTLCKASPSPSLSSYSDPDSGHYCQLQPPVRGSREWAMAEASGRQARSYGERLKELSENGASEGDWGRAFTAPVVEATSSFNPATFQSLLIPKDNRPLEVGLLRKVKELLAEVDARTLARHVTKVDCLVARILGVTKEMQTLMGVRWGMELLTLPHGRQLRLDLLERFHTMSIMLAVDILGCTGSAEERAALLHKTIQLAAELRGTMGNMFSFAAVMGALDMAQIARLEQTWVTLRQRYTEGAILYEKKLKPFLKSLNEGKEGPPLSNTTFPHVLPLITLLECDSAPAEGPEPWGSTEHGVEVVLAHLEAARTVAHHGGLYHTNAEVKLQGFQARPELLEVFSTEFQMRLLWGSQGASSNQARRYEKFDKVLTALSHKLEPAVRSSEL from the exons GTGTCAGAGACCCTGGTGCAGCGCAACGGTGACTTCCTCATCCGGGACTCTCTCACCAGCCTGGGTGACTATGTGCTCACATGCCGCTGGCGCAACCAGGCCTTGCACTTCAAAATCAACAAGGTAGTGGTGAAGGCGGGTGAGAGCTACACCCACATCCAGTACCTGTTTGAGCAGGAGAGCTTCGACCACGTGCCTGCCCTTGTGCGCTATCACGTGGGCAGCCGCAAGGCCGTGTCGGAGCAGAGCGGAGCCATCATCTACTGCCCTGTCAACCGCACCTTCCCGCTGCGCTACCTGGAGGCCTGCTAtggcctgggccagggcagcagCAAGGCCGCCAGCCCCGCCAGCCCCTCGGGCCCCAAGGGCGGCCACATGAAGCGGCGCAGTGTCACCATGACCGACGGGCTCACCGCCGACAAGGTCACCCGCAGCAGCGATGGCTGCCCTGCCAG CACATCACTGCCTCACCCCCGGGAATCTATCCGCAACTGTGCCCTCAGCATGGACCAGATCCCAGACCTGCACTCACCCATGTCACCCATCTCTGAGAGTCCCAGCTCCCCCGCCTACAGTACTG TGACCCGTGTCCACGCCACCTCTGCAGCTCCCTCAGCCACAGCGCTGCCTGCCTCCCCCGTCACCCGCCGCTCCAGTGAACCCCAGCTGTGTCCCGGAAGTACCCCAAAGCCGCCTGGGGAGTCGGACAAGGGTCCTTATGCCAGCCCCTCCCACACGCTCTGCAAGGCCTCCCCATCGCCATCACTCAGCAGCTACAGTGACCCGGACTCTGGCCATTACTGCCAGCTCCAGCCTCCTGTTCGTGGCAGCCGAGAGTGGGCAATGGCTGAGGCCTCTGGCCGGCAGGCCAGAAGCTATGGAGAGAGGTTAAAGGAACTGTCAGAGAATGGGGCGTCAGAGGGGGACTGGGGCAGGGCCTTCACAGCCCCCGTTGTGGAAGCCACCTCTTCCTTCAACCCAGCCACCTTCCAGTCACTACTGATCCCCAAGGATAACCGGCCACTGGAGGTGGGCCTCCTGCGCAAGGTCAAGGAGCTGCTAGCAGAGGTGGATGCCCGGACGCTGGCCCGGCACGTCACCAAGGTTGACTGTCTG GTTGCTAGGATACTGGGCGTTACCAAGGAGATGCAGACCCTAATGGGAGTCCGCTGGGGCATGGAGCTGCTCACCCTCCCCCATGGCCGGCAGCTACGACTAGACCTGCTGGAAAG GTTCCACACCATGTCCATCATGCTGGCCGTGGACATCCTGGGCTGCACGGGCTCCGCCGAGGAGCGGGCAGCGCTTCTGCACAAGACCATCCAGCTGGCAGCTGAACTTCGGGGGACGATGGGCAACATGTTCAGCTTCGCTGCGGTCATGGGCGCCCTGGATATGGCCCAG ATTGCCCGGCTGGAGCAGACATGGGTCACGCTTCGGCAGCGATACACGGAGGGTGCCATCCTCTATGAGAAGAAGCTCAAGCCATTTCTGAAGAGCCTCAACGAGGGCAAAG AAGGCCCGCCGCTGAGCAACACCACGTTCCCCCATGTGCTGCCACTCATCACTCTGCTGGAGTGTGACTCAGCCCCTGCCGAGGGCCCTGAGCCCTGGGGCAGCACAGAACACGGCGTAGAGGTGGTGCTGGCCCACCTGGAGGCTGCCCGCACGGTGGCGCACCATGGAGGCCTGTATCACACCAACGCTGAGGTCAAGCTGCAAG GGTTCCAGGCCCGGCCAGAGCTTCTGGAGGTGTTCAGCACAGAGTTCCAGATGCGCCTCCTCTGGGGCAGCCAGGGCGCCAGCAGCAACCAGGCCCGGCGCTATGAGAAGTTTGACAAGGTTCTCACAGCCCTGTCCCACAAACTGGAGCCTGCTGTCCGCTCCAGCGAGCTGTGA
- the TOR2A gene encoding prosalusin isoform X2: MAAASLGCRPWGSLLGLLGLVSAAAAAWDLTSLHCHFGAFCECDFQPDFQGLECDLAQHLAGQHLAKALVVKALKAFVQDPAPTKPLVLSLHGWTGTGKSYVSSLLAHYLFRGGLHSPHVHHFSPVIHFPHASHLERYKKELKSWVQGNLTACSRSLFLFDEMDKLAPGLMEVLRPFLGSSWVVFGTNYRKAIFIFIRWLLALRHHGRAPPGRPGALSATAAAPCATLCAQRAGPAGPGAEGRGHPGCAGQHHLLPRERAALFLQRLQDRGFQNCLLSLTLHMASLPSSAWPGCAGKPGASLVGTLFLTLLGSKTQSPKRR, from the exons ATGGCGGCTGCGAGTCTCGGCTGCAGGCCCTGGGGCTCGCTCCTCGGGTTGCTGGGGCTGGTGtcggccgcggccgccgcctggGATCTGACTTCGCTGCATTGCCACTTCGGCGCCTTCTGCGAATGTGACTTCCAGCCCGACTTTCAGG GTCTGGAGTGTGACCTGGCCCAGCACCTGGCCGGCCAGCACTTGGCCAAGGCACTGGTAGTGAAGGCACTGAAGGCCTTCGTGCAGGACCCAGCACCTACCAAGCCACTGGTCCTCTCCCTGCATGGCTGGACAGGCACCGGCAAGTCCTATGTCAGCTCCCTGCTGGCTCACTACCTCTTCCGGGGTGGCCTCCACAGCCCCCACGTACACCACTTCTCCCCCGTCATCCACTTCCCTCACGCCAGCCACCTGGAGCGCTACAAG AAGGAGCTTAAGAGCTGGGTCCAGGGGAACCTCACAGCCTGCAGCCGCTCCCTGTTCCTCTTTGACGAGATGGACAAGCTGGCCCCAGGCCTGATGGAAGTCCTGCGACCTTTCCTGGGCTCCTCCTGGGTTGTGTTCGGGACCAACTATCGCAAAGCTATCTTCATCTTCATCAG ATGGCTTCTGGCGCTCCGGCATCATGGAAGAGCACCTCCTGGACGTCCTGGTGCCCTTTCTGCCACTGCAGCGGCACCATGTGCGACACTGTGTGCTCAACGAGCTGGcccagctgggcctggagccGAGGGAAGAGGTCATCCAGGCTGTGCTGGACAGCACCACCTTCTTCCCCGAGAAAGAGCAGCTCTTTTCCTCCAACGGCTGCAAGACCGTGGCTTCCAGAATTGccttctttctctgactctccATATGGCGTCCTTGCCCTCCTCTGCCTGGCCAGGCTGTGCAGGAAAGCCAGGGGCCTCCTTGGTAGGGACCCTTTTCCTGACCCTCTTGGGGAGCAAGACCCAGAGCCCAAAGCGAAGATGA
- the SH2D3C gene encoding SH2 domain-containing protein 3C isoform X3, which produces MTAVGRRCPALGPRGVAGEPEAGGDYVKFSKEKYILDSSPEKLHKELEEELKLSSTDLRSHAWYHGRIPREVSETLVQRNGDFLIRDSLTSLGDYVLTCRWRNQALHFKINKVVVKAGESYTHIQYLFEQESFDHVPALVRYHVGSRKAVSEQSGAIIYCPVNRTFPLRYLEACYGLGQGSSKAASPASPSGPKGGHMKRRSVTMTDGLTADKVTRSSDGCPASTSLPHPRESIRNCALSMDQIPDLHSPMSPISESPSSPAYSTVTRVHATSAAPSATALPASPVTRRSSEPQLCPGSTPKPPGESDKGPYASPSHTLCKASPSPSLSSYSDPDSGHYCQLQPPVRGSREWAMAEASGRQARSYGERLKELSENGASEGDWGRAFTAPVVEATSSFNPATFQSLLIPKDNRPLEVGLLRKVKELLAEVDARTLARHVTKVDCLVARILGVTKEMQTLMGVRWGMELLTLPHGRQLRLDLLERFHTMSIMLAVDILGCTGSAEERAALLHKTIQLAAELRGTMGNMFSFAAVMGALDMAQIARLEQTWVTLRQRYTEGAILYEKKLKPFLKSLNEGKEGPPLSNTTFPHVLPLITLLECDSAPAEGPEPWGSTEHGVEVVLAHLEAARTVAHHGGLYHTNAEVKLQGFQARPELLEVFSTEFQMRLLWGSQGASSNQARRYEKFDKVLTALSHKLEPAVRSSEL; this is translated from the exons GTGTCAGAGACCCTGGTGCAGCGCAACGGTGACTTCCTCATCCGGGACTCTCTCACCAGCCTGGGTGACTATGTGCTCACATGCCGCTGGCGCAACCAGGCCTTGCACTTCAAAATCAACAAGGTAGTGGTGAAGGCGGGTGAGAGCTACACCCACATCCAGTACCTGTTTGAGCAGGAGAGCTTCGACCACGTGCCTGCCCTTGTGCGCTATCACGTGGGCAGCCGCAAGGCCGTGTCGGAGCAGAGCGGAGCCATCATCTACTGCCCTGTCAACCGCACCTTCCCGCTGCGCTACCTGGAGGCCTGCTAtggcctgggccagggcagcagCAAGGCCGCCAGCCCCGCCAGCCCCTCGGGCCCCAAGGGCGGCCACATGAAGCGGCGCAGTGTCACCATGACCGACGGGCTCACCGCCGACAAGGTCACCCGCAGCAGCGATGGCTGCCCTGCCAG CACATCACTGCCTCACCCCCGGGAATCTATCCGCAACTGTGCCCTCAGCATGGACCAGATCCCAGACCTGCACTCACCCATGTCACCCATCTCTGAGAGTCCCAGCTCCCCCGCCTACAGTACTG TGACCCGTGTCCACGCCACCTCTGCAGCTCCCTCAGCCACAGCGCTGCCTGCCTCCCCCGTCACCCGCCGCTCCAGTGAACCCCAGCTGTGTCCCGGAAGTACCCCAAAGCCGCCTGGGGAGTCGGACAAGGGTCCTTATGCCAGCCCCTCCCACACGCTCTGCAAGGCCTCCCCATCGCCATCACTCAGCAGCTACAGTGACCCGGACTCTGGCCATTACTGCCAGCTCCAGCCTCCTGTTCGTGGCAGCCGAGAGTGGGCAATGGCTGAGGCCTCTGGCCGGCAGGCCAGAAGCTATGGAGAGAGGTTAAAGGAACTGTCAGAGAATGGGGCGTCAGAGGGGGACTGGGGCAGGGCCTTCACAGCCCCCGTTGTGGAAGCCACCTCTTCCTTCAACCCAGCCACCTTCCAGTCACTACTGATCCCCAAGGATAACCGGCCACTGGAGGTGGGCCTCCTGCGCAAGGTCAAGGAGCTGCTAGCAGAGGTGGATGCCCGGACGCTGGCCCGGCACGTCACCAAGGTTGACTGTCTG GTTGCTAGGATACTGGGCGTTACCAAGGAGATGCAGACCCTAATGGGAGTCCGCTGGGGCATGGAGCTGCTCACCCTCCCCCATGGCCGGCAGCTACGACTAGACCTGCTGGAAAG GTTCCACACCATGTCCATCATGCTGGCCGTGGACATCCTGGGCTGCACGGGCTCCGCCGAGGAGCGGGCAGCGCTTCTGCACAAGACCATCCAGCTGGCAGCTGAACTTCGGGGGACGATGGGCAACATGTTCAGCTTCGCTGCGGTCATGGGCGCCCTGGATATGGCCCAG ATTGCCCGGCTGGAGCAGACATGGGTCACGCTTCGGCAGCGATACACGGAGGGTGCCATCCTCTATGAGAAGAAGCTCAAGCCATTTCTGAAGAGCCTCAACGAGGGCAAAG AAGGCCCGCCGCTGAGCAACACCACGTTCCCCCATGTGCTGCCACTCATCACTCTGCTGGAGTGTGACTCAGCCCCTGCCGAGGGCCCTGAGCCCTGGGGCAGCACAGAACACGGCGTAGAGGTGGTGCTGGCCCACCTGGAGGCTGCCCGCACGGTGGCGCACCATGGAGGCCTGTATCACACCAACGCTGAGGTCAAGCTGCAAG GGTTCCAGGCCCGGCCAGAGCTTCTGGAGGTGTTCAGCACAGAGTTCCAGATGCGCCTCCTCTGGGGCAGCCAGGGCGCCAGCAGCAACCAGGCCCGGCGCTATGAGAAGTTTGACAAGGTTCTCACAGCCCTGTCCCACAAACTGGAGCCTGCTGTCCGCTCCAGCGAGCTGTGA